Sequence from the Caloranaerobacter sp. TR13 genome:
TATTATGTTATCAATTTTAAAAGAAGCTAAAAAGGTTGTAGGTACAAAGCAGGCTAAGAGAGCAGTTGTTAATGATAAGGCTAAGACAGTATTTATAGCTAAAGATGCTGATCGTCATGTTGTTGACGATTTGATTAAAATGTGTGAAGAGAAGTCTATTGAAATAGTGTATGTAGATAGCATGAAGGAATTAGGTATT
This genomic interval carries:
- a CDS encoding ribosomal L7Ae/L30e/S12e/Gadd45 family protein, whose protein sequence is MLSILKEAKKVVGTKQAKRAVVNDKAKTVFIAKDADRHVVDDLIKMCEEKSIEIVYVDSMKELGIACGIELKAASAAILKE